In Perca fluviatilis chromosome 11, GENO_Pfluv_1.0, whole genome shotgun sequence, the following proteins share a genomic window:
- the LOC120568315 gene encoding amyloid beta A4 precursor protein-binding family B member 1-interacting protein-like — MDDIDAMFSHLLGEMDHLSQSLMPAADTAEVDPDTQAERTFSIGFTDLNESLNELEDHDLDALVADLESKSTPSEERLLTDQQTNIRTENQIAASALTQEPEPAAAIPPQLNSVESSGGLQMSEPQTKADKIKLALEKLREAKVRKLIVKVLMSDGSSKTLMVDERQTVREVLDQLFEKTHCDCSIDWSLCETNPELQIERGFEDHEHLVEPLSAWTRLSENKIYFVSRPQKYVMFTEPQVFYMWKKKKECMSGINEQAKQILLKEHFGGSTLIVPDLQGMLYLKEDGKKLWKPRYFVLRASGIYYVPKGKTKSSSDLACFVHFEKVNIYTTNNFKQKYRAPSDFCFMLKHPCIQKESHYVKFLCCDDEHTLLLWVNSIRIAKYGTVLYENYQAAIKRTSTLQTLHFDAHKGKYNSHAPQIRPQPSPAPPKTTNVEDYPHEPPPDFIPPPPPGHTHV; from the exons ATGGACGACATAGATGCCATGTTCAGTCACCTGCTTGGAGAGATGGATCATCTCTCTCAG AGTTTAATGCCTGCAGCGGACACCGCAGAAGTGGACCCTGACACGCAGGCAGAGAGAACCTTCTCCATTGGCTTCACAGACCTAAATG AGTCTCTTAATGAACTGGAGGACCACGACCTGGATGCTCTAGTGGCTGACCTTGAATCAAAATCAACCCCTTCAGAAGAGAGACTCCTCACAGATCAACAGACCAACATCCGTACAGAAAATCAAATAGCAGCGTCAGCCTTGACTCAGGAACCTGAGCCAGCAGCTGCTATTCCTCCACAATTGAACTCTGTTGAATCCTCTGGAGGGCTGCAGATG AGCGAACCCCAGACAAAGGCAGACAAAATCAAACTGGCTCTGGAGAAACTGAGAGAAGCCAAAGTGAGGAAG TTGATCGTGAAGGTGCTGATGAGTGACGGCAGCTCCAAGACACTGATGGTGGATGAGAGACAGACGGTCCGAGAGGTTTTGGACCAGCTTTTCGAGAAGACACACTGTGACTGCAGCATCGACTGGAGCCTGTGTGAGACCAACCCTGAGCTGCAGATTG AAAGAGGCTTTGAGGACCACGAACACTTAGTGGAGCCCCTGTCTGCATGGACTCGCCTCAGTGAAAACAAAATCTATTTTGTGTCGAGACCTCAGAAGTATGTGATGTTTACAGAGCCTCAA GTATTTTACATgtggaaaaagaagaaagaatgtATGAGTGGGATTAACGAGCAAGCCAAACAGATCTTACTCAAG GAGCATTTCGGAGGTTCCACTTTGATTGTTCCTGATCTTCAGGGCATGCTGTACCTAAAGGAAGATGGGAAAAAACTTTGGAAACCTCGCTACTTTGTGCTCAGAGCCTCGGGCATCTACTATGTACCTAAGGGAAAGACAAAG TCCTCCAGTGATCTCGCCTGCTTTGTTCACTTTGAAAAAGTCAACATCTACACCACCAACAACTTCAAACAGAAATACAGAGCGCCCTCTGACTTCTGCTTCATGCTAAAG CATCCCTGCATCCAGAAAGAGTCGCACTACGTCAAGTTCCTGTGCTGCGACGATGAGCACACACTGTTGCTTTGGGTCAACTCCATCAGAATAGCCAAG TATGGGACTGTCCTGTATGAGAACTACCAGGCCGCAATAAAGAGAACCTCCACTTTACAAACTCTCCACTTTGATGCACACAAAG GCAAATATAACAGTCACGCCCCTCAGATCAGGCCACAGCCGAGTCCAGCTCcacccaaaaccacaaatgttgAAGACTATCCACATGAGCCACCACCTGACttcatccctcctcctcctcctggacacacacatgtttgA
- the LOC120568814 gene encoding abl interactor 1-like isoform X4 produces MRDIRRNLQRHRNNPTVDIHKEKVARREIGILTTNKNTARTHKIIAPGNMERPVRYIRKPIDYTLLDDVGHGVKWLKAKQHGNNAAGRGGTLSRTTPPTQKPPSPPMAGRGTLGRNTPYKTLEPVKPPVVPNDYMTSPARLGSQQSPARTASLNQRPRTHSGSSGGSGGRENSGGSGVGMPLAVPTPSPPSMGQVATSSASVPQGPGLGPIPMSQFGTISRQISRHNSSTTSSASMVSATGTYRRAPSVSSQQPHINGGPAYPQNSVSVAPPPPPPMVQLTPQIPLTGFVARMQESITDSPAPPPPPPPEDMGVFEEPSPPPPPPPVDYEEEEAAVVHYSDPYADGDPHWAPKIYLEKVVAIYDYSKDKEDELSFMEGAIIYIIKKNDDGWFEGVCNGVTGLFPGNYVESIMHYAD; encoded by the exons atgagggacatccggcggaacctccagcggcaccggaacaatccc ACAGTGGATATCCACAAGGAGAAGGTGGCACGTCGAGAGATTGGCATCCTGACCACAAATAAGAACACCGCTCGCACCCACAAGATCATCGCCCCGGGCAACATGGAGCGGCCGGTGCGCTACATTCGAAAGCCCATCGACTACACACTGCTGGATGATGTGGGACACGGTGTCAAA TGGCTTAAGGCCAAG CAACATGGGAACAATGCGGCAGGACGAGGAGGGACGCTTTCCAGGACCACCCCACCTACACAGAAACCCCCGAGCCCCCCCATGGCTGGTCGTGGTACCCTGGG GCGTAACACTCCCTACAAGACCCTGGAGCCAGTGAAGCCTCCGGTAGTGCCCAATGACTACATGACGAGCCCGGCCCGACTGGGCAGCCAGCAAAGCCCTGCACGCACAGCCTCTCTCAACCAGAGGCCCAGGACACACAG tggCAGCAGTGGGGGTAGTGGCGGCAGGGAGAACAGTGGAGGCAGCGGAGTTGGTATGCCTCTAGCAGTtcccaccccctcccctcccagTATGGGACAAG TGGCGACATCCTCTGCCTCAGTGCCCCAGGGCCCTGGCTTGGGTCCCATACCCATGTCCCAGTTTGGCACCATCTCCCGCCAGATCTCCCGTCACAActcctccaccacctcctcGGCCTCCATGGTGTCGGCCACCGGCACCTACCGCCGCGCACCCTCAGTCTCCTCCCAGCAGCCACACATCAACGGGGGCCCCGCCTACCCACAGAACTCAG TGTCTGTGgctcctccgcctcctcctccaATGGTCCAGCTGACCCCACAGATCCCTCTGACCGGCTTTGTGGCCAGAATGCAGGAGAGCA TAACAGACAGCCCCGCCCCGCCTCCTCCGCCTCCCCCAGAGGACATGGGTGTGTTTGAGGagccctctcctcctcctcctcccccacctGTGGACTATGAAGAAGAGGAGGCCGCAGTGGTTCATTACAGCGATCCCTACGCTGACGGCGACCCCCACTGGGCCCCCAAGATTTACTTAGAGAAAG TTGTGGCCATCTATGACTACAGCAAAGACAAGGAGGATGAGCTGTCCTTCATGGAAGGAGCCATCATCTacataatcaagaaaaacgacGACGGCTGGTTCGAAGGTGTCTGTAACGGCGTCACCGGACTCTTTCCAGGAAACTACGTCGAGTCGATCATGCACTATGCTGactaa
- the LOC120568814 gene encoding abl interactor 1-like isoform X2, translating into MAELQMLLEEEIPAGKRALVESYQNLSRVAEYCENNYVQAQDKKKALEETKAYTTQSLASVAYQINALANNVLQLLDIQASQLRRMESSINHISQTVDIHKEKVARREIGILTTNKNTARTHKIIAPGNMERPVRYIRKPIDYTLLDDVGHGVKQHGNNAAGRGGTLSRTTPPTQKPPSPPMAGRGTLGRNTPYKTLEPVKPPVVPNDYMTSPARLGSQQSPARTASLNQRPRTHSGSSGGSGGRENSGGSGVGMPLAVPTPSPPSMGQVATSSASVPQGPGLGPIPMSQFGTISRQISRHNSSTTSSASMVSATGTYRRAPSVSSQQPHINGGPAYPQNSVSVAPPPPPPMVQLTPQIPLTGFVARMQESITDSPAPPPPPPPEDMGVFEEPSPPPPPPPVDYEEEEAAVVHYSDPYADGDPHWAPKIYLEKVVAIYDYSKDKEDELSFMEGAIIYIIKKNDDGWFEGVCNGVTGLFPGNYVESIMHYAD; encoded by the exons GCTCAAGACAAGAAGAAGGCCCTGGAGGAAACCAAGGCCTACACCACCCAGTCTCTGGCCAGCGTTGCCTACCAGATCAATGCCTTAGCTAACAATGTGCTGCAGCTGCTGGACATCCAGGCCTCGCAACTACGACGCATGGAGTCCTCCATCAACCACATCTCCCAG ACAGTGGATATCCACAAGGAGAAGGTGGCACGTCGAGAGATTGGCATCCTGACCACAAATAAGAACACCGCTCGCACCCACAAGATCATCGCCCCGGGCAACATGGAGCGGCCGGTGCGCTACATTCGAAAGCCCATCGACTACACACTGCTGGATGATGTGGGACACGGTGTCAAA CAACATGGGAACAATGCGGCAGGACGAGGAGGGACGCTTTCCAGGACCACCCCACCTACACAGAAACCCCCGAGCCCCCCCATGGCTGGTCGTGGTACCCTGGG GCGTAACACTCCCTACAAGACCCTGGAGCCAGTGAAGCCTCCGGTAGTGCCCAATGACTACATGACGAGCCCGGCCCGACTGGGCAGCCAGCAAAGCCCTGCACGCACAGCCTCTCTCAACCAGAGGCCCAGGACACACAG tggCAGCAGTGGGGGTAGTGGCGGCAGGGAGAACAGTGGAGGCAGCGGAGTTGGTATGCCTCTAGCAGTtcccaccccctcccctcccagTATGGGACAAG TGGCGACATCCTCTGCCTCAGTGCCCCAGGGCCCTGGCTTGGGTCCCATACCCATGTCCCAGTTTGGCACCATCTCCCGCCAGATCTCCCGTCACAActcctccaccacctcctcGGCCTCCATGGTGTCGGCCACCGGCACCTACCGCCGCGCACCCTCAGTCTCCTCCCAGCAGCCACACATCAACGGGGGCCCCGCCTACCCACAGAACTCAG TGTCTGTGgctcctccgcctcctcctccaATGGTCCAGCTGACCCCACAGATCCCTCTGACCGGCTTTGTGGCCAGAATGCAGGAGAGCA TAACAGACAGCCCCGCCCCGCCTCCTCCGCCTCCCCCAGAGGACATGGGTGTGTTTGAGGagccctctcctcctcctcctcccccacctGTGGACTATGAAGAAGAGGAGGCCGCAGTGGTTCATTACAGCGATCCCTACGCTGACGGCGACCCCCACTGGGCCCCCAAGATTTACTTAGAGAAAG TTGTGGCCATCTATGACTACAGCAAAGACAAGGAGGATGAGCTGTCCTTCATGGAAGGAGCCATCATCTacataatcaagaaaaacgacGACGGCTGGTTCGAAGGTGTCTGTAACGGCGTCACCGGACTCTTTCCAGGAAACTACGTCGAGTCGATCATGCACTATGCTGactaa
- the LOC120568814 gene encoding abl interactor 1-like isoform X5 translates to MAELQMLLEEEIPAGKRALVESYQNLSRVAEYCENNYVQAQDKKKALEETKAYTTQSLASVAYQINALANNVLQLLDIQASQLRRMESSINHISQTVDIHKEKVARREIGILTTNKNTARTHKIIAPGNMERPVRYIRKPIDYTLLDDVGHGVKQHGNNAAGRGGTLSRTTPPTQKPPSPPMAGRGTLGRNTPYKTLEPVKPPVVPNDYMTSPARLGSQQSPARTASLNQRPRTHSGSSGGSGGRENSGGSGVGMPLAVPTPSPPSMGQVATSSASVPQGPGLGPIPMSQFGTISRQISRHNSSTTSSASMVSATGTYRRAPSVSSQQPHINGGPAYPQNSVTDSPAPPPPPPPEDMGVFEEPSPPPPPPPVDYEEEEAAVVHYSDPYADGDPHWAPKIYLEKVVAIYDYSKDKEDELSFMEGAIIYIIKKNDDGWFEGVCNGVTGLFPGNYVESIMHYAD, encoded by the exons GCTCAAGACAAGAAGAAGGCCCTGGAGGAAACCAAGGCCTACACCACCCAGTCTCTGGCCAGCGTTGCCTACCAGATCAATGCCTTAGCTAACAATGTGCTGCAGCTGCTGGACATCCAGGCCTCGCAACTACGACGCATGGAGTCCTCCATCAACCACATCTCCCAG ACAGTGGATATCCACAAGGAGAAGGTGGCACGTCGAGAGATTGGCATCCTGACCACAAATAAGAACACCGCTCGCACCCACAAGATCATCGCCCCGGGCAACATGGAGCGGCCGGTGCGCTACATTCGAAAGCCCATCGACTACACACTGCTGGATGATGTGGGACACGGTGTCAAA CAACATGGGAACAATGCGGCAGGACGAGGAGGGACGCTTTCCAGGACCACCCCACCTACACAGAAACCCCCGAGCCCCCCCATGGCTGGTCGTGGTACCCTGGG GCGTAACACTCCCTACAAGACCCTGGAGCCAGTGAAGCCTCCGGTAGTGCCCAATGACTACATGACGAGCCCGGCCCGACTGGGCAGCCAGCAAAGCCCTGCACGCACAGCCTCTCTCAACCAGAGGCCCAGGACACACAG tggCAGCAGTGGGGGTAGTGGCGGCAGGGAGAACAGTGGAGGCAGCGGAGTTGGTATGCCTCTAGCAGTtcccaccccctcccctcccagTATGGGACAAG TGGCGACATCCTCTGCCTCAGTGCCCCAGGGCCCTGGCTTGGGTCCCATACCCATGTCCCAGTTTGGCACCATCTCCCGCCAGATCTCCCGTCACAActcctccaccacctcctcGGCCTCCATGGTGTCGGCCACCGGCACCTACCGCCGCGCACCCTCAGTCTCCTCCCAGCAGCCACACATCAACGGGGGCCCCGCCTACCCACAGAACTCAG TAACAGACAGCCCCGCCCCGCCTCCTCCGCCTCCCCCAGAGGACATGGGTGTGTTTGAGGagccctctcctcctcctcctcccccacctGTGGACTATGAAGAAGAGGAGGCCGCAGTGGTTCATTACAGCGATCCCTACGCTGACGGCGACCCCCACTGGGCCCCCAAGATTTACTTAGAGAAAG TTGTGGCCATCTATGACTACAGCAAAGACAAGGAGGATGAGCTGTCCTTCATGGAAGGAGCCATCATCTacataatcaagaaaaacgacGACGGCTGGTTCGAAGGTGTCTGTAACGGCGTCACCGGACTCTTTCCAGGAAACTACGTCGAGTCGATCATGCACTATGCTGactaa
- the LOC120568814 gene encoding abl interactor 1-like isoform X3: protein MAELQMLLEEEIPAGKRALVESYQNLSRVAEYCENNYVQAQDKKKALEETKAYTTQSLASVAYQINALANNVLQLLDIQASQLRRMESSINHISQTVDIHKEKVARREIGILTTNKNTARTHKIIAPGNMERPVRYIRKPIDYTLLDDVGHGVKWLKAKQHGNNAAGRGGTLSRTTPPTQKPPSPPMAGRGTLGRNTPYKTLEPVKPPVVPNDYMTSPARLGSQQSPARTASLNQRPRTHSGSSGGSGGRENSGGSGVGMPLAVPTPSPPSMGQVATSSASVPQGPGLGPIPMSQFGTISRQISRHNSSTTSSASMVSATGTYRRAPSVSSQQPHINGGPAYPQNSVTDSPAPPPPPPPEDMGVFEEPSPPPPPPPVDYEEEEAAVVHYSDPYADGDPHWAPKIYLEKVVAIYDYSKDKEDELSFMEGAIIYIIKKNDDGWFEGVCNGVTGLFPGNYVESIMHYAD, encoded by the exons GCTCAAGACAAGAAGAAGGCCCTGGAGGAAACCAAGGCCTACACCACCCAGTCTCTGGCCAGCGTTGCCTACCAGATCAATGCCTTAGCTAACAATGTGCTGCAGCTGCTGGACATCCAGGCCTCGCAACTACGACGCATGGAGTCCTCCATCAACCACATCTCCCAG ACAGTGGATATCCACAAGGAGAAGGTGGCACGTCGAGAGATTGGCATCCTGACCACAAATAAGAACACCGCTCGCACCCACAAGATCATCGCCCCGGGCAACATGGAGCGGCCGGTGCGCTACATTCGAAAGCCCATCGACTACACACTGCTGGATGATGTGGGACACGGTGTCAAA TGGCTTAAGGCCAAG CAACATGGGAACAATGCGGCAGGACGAGGAGGGACGCTTTCCAGGACCACCCCACCTACACAGAAACCCCCGAGCCCCCCCATGGCTGGTCGTGGTACCCTGGG GCGTAACACTCCCTACAAGACCCTGGAGCCAGTGAAGCCTCCGGTAGTGCCCAATGACTACATGACGAGCCCGGCCCGACTGGGCAGCCAGCAAAGCCCTGCACGCACAGCCTCTCTCAACCAGAGGCCCAGGACACACAG tggCAGCAGTGGGGGTAGTGGCGGCAGGGAGAACAGTGGAGGCAGCGGAGTTGGTATGCCTCTAGCAGTtcccaccccctcccctcccagTATGGGACAAG TGGCGACATCCTCTGCCTCAGTGCCCCAGGGCCCTGGCTTGGGTCCCATACCCATGTCCCAGTTTGGCACCATCTCCCGCCAGATCTCCCGTCACAActcctccaccacctcctcGGCCTCCATGGTGTCGGCCACCGGCACCTACCGCCGCGCACCCTCAGTCTCCTCCCAGCAGCCACACATCAACGGGGGCCCCGCCTACCCACAGAACTCAG TAACAGACAGCCCCGCCCCGCCTCCTCCGCCTCCCCCAGAGGACATGGGTGTGTTTGAGGagccctctcctcctcctcctcccccacctGTGGACTATGAAGAAGAGGAGGCCGCAGTGGTTCATTACAGCGATCCCTACGCTGACGGCGACCCCCACTGGGCCCCCAAGATTTACTTAGAGAAAG TTGTGGCCATCTATGACTACAGCAAAGACAAGGAGGATGAGCTGTCCTTCATGGAAGGAGCCATCATCTacataatcaagaaaaacgacGACGGCTGGTTCGAAGGTGTCTGTAACGGCGTCACCGGACTCTTTCCAGGAAACTACGTCGAGTCGATCATGCACTATGCTGactaa
- the LOC120568814 gene encoding abl interactor 1-like isoform X1 gives MAELQMLLEEEIPAGKRALVESYQNLSRVAEYCENNYVQAQDKKKALEETKAYTTQSLASVAYQINALANNVLQLLDIQASQLRRMESSINHISQTVDIHKEKVARREIGILTTNKNTARTHKIIAPGNMERPVRYIRKPIDYTLLDDVGHGVKWLKAKQHGNNAAGRGGTLSRTTPPTQKPPSPPMAGRGTLGRNTPYKTLEPVKPPVVPNDYMTSPARLGSQQSPARTASLNQRPRTHSGSSGGSGGRENSGGSGVGMPLAVPTPSPPSMGQVATSSASVPQGPGLGPIPMSQFGTISRQISRHNSSTTSSASMVSATGTYRRAPSVSSQQPHINGGPAYPQNSVSVAPPPPPPMVQLTPQIPLTGFVARMQESITDSPAPPPPPPPEDMGVFEEPSPPPPPPPVDYEEEEAAVVHYSDPYADGDPHWAPKIYLEKVVAIYDYSKDKEDELSFMEGAIIYIIKKNDDGWFEGVCNGVTGLFPGNYVESIMHYAD, from the exons GCTCAAGACAAGAAGAAGGCCCTGGAGGAAACCAAGGCCTACACCACCCAGTCTCTGGCCAGCGTTGCCTACCAGATCAATGCCTTAGCTAACAATGTGCTGCAGCTGCTGGACATCCAGGCCTCGCAACTACGACGCATGGAGTCCTCCATCAACCACATCTCCCAG ACAGTGGATATCCACAAGGAGAAGGTGGCACGTCGAGAGATTGGCATCCTGACCACAAATAAGAACACCGCTCGCACCCACAAGATCATCGCCCCGGGCAACATGGAGCGGCCGGTGCGCTACATTCGAAAGCCCATCGACTACACACTGCTGGATGATGTGGGACACGGTGTCAAA TGGCTTAAGGCCAAG CAACATGGGAACAATGCGGCAGGACGAGGAGGGACGCTTTCCAGGACCACCCCACCTACACAGAAACCCCCGAGCCCCCCCATGGCTGGTCGTGGTACCCTGGG GCGTAACACTCCCTACAAGACCCTGGAGCCAGTGAAGCCTCCGGTAGTGCCCAATGACTACATGACGAGCCCGGCCCGACTGGGCAGCCAGCAAAGCCCTGCACGCACAGCCTCTCTCAACCAGAGGCCCAGGACACACAG tggCAGCAGTGGGGGTAGTGGCGGCAGGGAGAACAGTGGAGGCAGCGGAGTTGGTATGCCTCTAGCAGTtcccaccccctcccctcccagTATGGGACAAG TGGCGACATCCTCTGCCTCAGTGCCCCAGGGCCCTGGCTTGGGTCCCATACCCATGTCCCAGTTTGGCACCATCTCCCGCCAGATCTCCCGTCACAActcctccaccacctcctcGGCCTCCATGGTGTCGGCCACCGGCACCTACCGCCGCGCACCCTCAGTCTCCTCCCAGCAGCCACACATCAACGGGGGCCCCGCCTACCCACAGAACTCAG TGTCTGTGgctcctccgcctcctcctccaATGGTCCAGCTGACCCCACAGATCCCTCTGACCGGCTTTGTGGCCAGAATGCAGGAGAGCA TAACAGACAGCCCCGCCCCGCCTCCTCCGCCTCCCCCAGAGGACATGGGTGTGTTTGAGGagccctctcctcctcctcctcccccacctGTGGACTATGAAGAAGAGGAGGCCGCAGTGGTTCATTACAGCGATCCCTACGCTGACGGCGACCCCCACTGGGCCCCCAAGATTTACTTAGAGAAAG TTGTGGCCATCTATGACTACAGCAAAGACAAGGAGGATGAGCTGTCCTTCATGGAAGGAGCCATCATCTacataatcaagaaaaacgacGACGGCTGGTTCGAAGGTGTCTGTAACGGCGTCACCGGACTCTTTCCAGGAAACTACGTCGAGTCGATCATGCACTATGCTGactaa